The sequence below is a genomic window from Zhongshania aliphaticivorans.
ATTTGTCGCGAACAAAATATTCTTGGAACTCGAGCCAGCCCTGATCGGTGTTAACTTTAGTGGCGACTTTATCTTCGCTCATCGGCAATAAGGTCTGCGCAATACCTAAGCCACAGCACAGCTTCTCCGTTACCTCAGCTAAACTCGAACCAGCCGCCAGCATTTGACTGCGAAAAATATGCGTTGCGGCGTCTTGGTCACCGATTTGAAACCATTCGTCACCGCCAAGGCGGCGCATGGCAATTCCTGTCCGCCAGCTTTCATCCTTTAGCCCCCAACCCCGGGTTTCATCATTGAGGTCGGCTAAGGCATACATGACAGAATCAAGATCTGGGCATATTCGCAGGCCCCAGTAATCAAAATCATCTGCGGTATTTGCAGCAATAGTGAGTTGACCGCCCTTGAGCACGCCAGCGAGGCCACGCGCCAATTTAGCACCACCCACGCCGCCGGTTAATGCCAGTATTGGGCCCTGAAATTCAGAATCAACTGAGCGATGAGTACTCATTAGCGAAACATGTCCTTATCTCGGTCGCGAATTAATGAGGCCGAACCACCATTTGAGGGACGCAATTTAGCGCCCCGAATCAATACCAATGGCATTGCCTCACTACCCTGCCCCATCAAAAAAGATGCCGCGGCGGCGAGTTCATCGGCAACCGCCACTTCGGTAATCTCGAGGGCACGACCGAAGAGATCCTGCTCACCAATACGATTTTCTACCGGTTCAAAACCTGCCGTGCCTATGGCAAAGCCGAGGCTGCCATTGCGCCAAGCTCGCCCTGCGCTGTCATTAATAATAATATTAAGCTGTGCACCCGTTTTCTCAGCCAGTGCCTCGCGCAGGCGCTGGGCGCTGGCATCCGGGTTCTCTGGTAGCAGCAGCAAACGAGGGTTGCCGTCATCATTTTGAATATTAGAGCGATCAATACCGGCGTTAGCATGAACATAGCCTAACTTATGTTCAACAATAACCACCCCTGGTCGACGACGCAGAACTGCACGCGACTCGCTTAATAAAACCTCCATATGACGAGGGTCTTTATCACACTCAAGCGCTAAGGCATGCGCCTCGGGGCTGGGTTCCACGCTATTTAAAAAGGCGTAGCGTCCCTCAGATTTCGAGACAATTTTTTGAGCGAGTACCAAGACATCGCCGTCTTGCAGCGGCAAGTTTGCTTGATCTAGCGCACTTAGTACCAGCGCGCAAAGATCGTCGCCAGGTTCGACCAGGGGAATACCCGGCACCGCATGTAATGTCAAAGCGCCTTGCGTCATATTAATCAGCGATCCAGACCTGTTAGTTTAATTCCGGCGTGACACTTATACTGCTTATTGATAAAAATGAGCAGCGAGGTCATCGCCTCCACTGCCGCCGCATTGGCGATACTGCCGGCATGAAAGCCACGCAAGCCAGCGGCTTCAACCAATTCGATTACTGCCGCGCGCGCCTCTTTATTATCACCGCAGACGAGAACATCGCATTCCAGGCCTTGACCATCTTGCAGATGCACCGCAGCAACATTCTGAAATGCAGACACCACATTAACCCCTTCGCCCAATAGATTTTGCGCAATTTGGCCAGCGGAGCCCTCTGCAGGTAGCTGTACTCTCGCCACTTTCGGCGGCACAAGCGGCACGGTAACATCGATTAAAATTTTTCCCTGCAAAGCTTCTTTGACGCTTAACAGAGTACTGGCGTGGTGAGCGAACGGCACCGTAAGGGCGGCGATGTCTGCCGCTTTTGCCGCGGCAACATTATCCATCGCCAACACCTGCACTTGCCCAGCTCCGCGCGCCTGCATAAGGGTGCGCAAATCTGCAGCGGCTTCCTCGGCTTTATCTTGGCTACGGGAACCAATAATAATTTGGTAGCCCGCTTCGGCCCAGCGCCGAGCCAAGCCCGTTCCCAAGCCCCCGGTTCCGCCTAAAATCGCAACAACTGGTTTGATCTCGCTCATTTTCGATACACCCTTTTCTGTTGAATTCGCGCTAGCCACGCTTTACTTATTCGATACTTTGTCTGAATTACGGCCATAAACTAACAGCTTACAAGTCGCGACAACAACCTCGAAGATCATATCCTATTCTTACAATGTGTTAATCCTCAAAACTCGCTCAAGCATTCCCCATTTTTCACTCCAGTGTATCTCGCCTAGTTATAGGTGAACATTGTCAAATGAGTCTAACTTTAGGCAAAATCGGTCATCCCTAGCTGCCATTAGCGCCTGCCAACTAGTCAATTTAGTGTATAAAAAAGTATGGCTGAGCACGTTACAATACGCTCTTCTCTAATAATTAAACAAAATACCTCTTGGAGTATGAATGCAAGCATCACTTGACTACAGCGGCAAAGTTGTCATTGTCACCGGCGGCGGCAAAGGTGTTGGCAGGGGCATTAGCGAGCGCTTTTTGAGCCTAGGCGCCACCGTTTTTATTTGCGGGCGCACGACGCCCGAAAAACTACCTCAAGTAGGCGGGAATATCGCGATTTTCCACAGTATTGATGTCCGCGATGTCGATGCCATTTTAAGCTTTGTAGAACATATCGCAGCGACTCACGGCCGCATAGATGTGCTGATCAACAATGCAGGCGGCGCACCCGCCGCCGAAGCGG
It includes:
- the cofD gene encoding 2-phospho-L-lactate transferase, producing the protein MSTHRSVDSEFQGPILALTGGVGGAKLARGLAGVLKGGQLTIAANTADDFDYWGLRICPDLDSVMYALADLNDETRGWGLKDESWRTGIAMRRLGGDEWFQIGDQDAATHIFRSQMLAAGSSLAEVTEKLCCGLGIAQTLLPMSEDKVATKVNTDQGWLEFQEYFVRDKCEPEVRGLAFDGIDTAQLHPAIVNLLQGDELAAVIICPSNPFVSVDPILSIPGCRALLNATKAPVIAVSPIIAGRAVKGPAAKMMRELAMPATATAVAQYYGDLLDGYVLDEQDADCADEVASLGIDVCVAPTMMSDVSSKMRLAEIVLDFAAGIALRN
- the cofE gene encoding coenzyme F420-0:L-glutamate ligase, which translates into the protein MTQGALTLHAVPGIPLVEPGDDLCALVLSALDQANLPLQDGDVLVLAQKIVSKSEGRYAFLNSVEPSPEAHALALECDKDPRHMEVLLSESRAVLRRRPGVVIVEHKLGYVHANAGIDRSNIQNDDGNPRLLLLPENPDASAQRLREALAEKTGAQLNIIINDSAGRAWRNGSLGFAIGTAGFEPVENRIGEQDLFGRALEITEVAVADELAAAASFLMGQGSEAMPLVLIRGAKLRPSNGGSASLIRDRDKDMFR
- the npdG gene encoding NADPH-dependent F420 reductase, which translates into the protein MSEIKPVVAILGGTGGLGTGLARRWAEAGYQIIIGSRSQDKAEEAAADLRTLMQARGAGQVQVLAMDNVAAAKAADIAALTVPFAHHASTLLSVKEALQGKILIDVTVPLVPPKVARVQLPAEGSAGQIAQNLLGEGVNVVSAFQNVAAVHLQDGQGLECDVLVCGDNKEARAAVIELVEAAGLRGFHAGSIANAAAVEAMTSLLIFINKQYKCHAGIKLTGLDR